One Hydrogenophaga crassostreae genomic region harbors:
- a CDS encoding site-specific integrase: MATIVKTPSGTWKAVIRKTGFPTTIKTFRLKKDAEDWSRRTEDEMVRGMYLQRGPAERLTFEKAMKRYLAEVTPNKRPFTQTGERQRAVPLNDFFGKYALAGVTAELVAQYRDKRLAGEDRKDADGKATPRAANTVRLELALLGHLFTVALKEWGLGLAYNPVLNVRRPAPGPGRNRRLNTDEETKLLAAVDKHSNPMLRWIVRIAVETGMRSSEIVTLRLSQVDMAKRVVRLIETKNTLPRTVPLSTQATSLFKEALANPARSKDVDLIFFGEPGKDEKRRPYNFNKVWMEIKRAAGCADFRFHDLRHEAVSRFVEAGLSDQEVSAISGHKSMQMLKRYTHLRAEDLVAKLDKIGCVAE, translated from the coding sequence ATGGCCACCATCGTGAAAACGCCTTCGGGCACCTGGAAAGCGGTCATTCGCAAGACCGGTTTTCCCACCACCATCAAAACTTTTCGCCTGAAGAAAGACGCCGAAGACTGGTCGCGTCGAACGGAGGACGAAATGGTGCGGGGCATGTACCTGCAGCGAGGGCCTGCCGAGCGCTTGACGTTCGAGAAGGCGATGAAGCGCTATCTTGCCGAGGTCACGCCCAACAAGCGACCATTCACCCAGACCGGTGAACGCCAACGGGCGGTACCGTTGAACGATTTTTTCGGCAAGTACGCTTTGGCCGGTGTGACGGCCGAGCTGGTGGCTCAATACCGAGACAAGCGCCTGGCTGGCGAGGATCGCAAGGATGCTGACGGCAAGGCCACTCCCCGCGCTGCAAACACCGTCCGTCTTGAGCTGGCATTGCTTGGACACCTGTTCACGGTTGCGCTCAAGGAGTGGGGTCTTGGCCTGGCGTACAACCCAGTTTTGAATGTGCGCAGACCGGCGCCAGGGCCGGGCCGCAATCGGCGGCTGAATACCGACGAAGAAACCAAGCTTCTTGCCGCAGTGGACAAGCACTCAAACCCGATGCTCAGGTGGATCGTCCGCATCGCTGTTGAGACCGGTATGCGCTCTTCAGAGATCGTGACGCTTCGACTAAGCCAGGTCGATATGGCCAAGCGGGTGGTGCGGTTGATCGAAACCAAAAACACGTTGCCACGCACGGTGCCTTTGTCGACCCAGGCAACCTCGTTGTTCAAAGAGGCCTTGGCCAACCCTGCGCGATCGAAGGATGTTGACTTGATTTTTTTTGGTGAGCCAGGCAAAGATGAAAAACGCCGACCGTACAACTTCAACAAAGTCTGGATGGAAATCAAACGCGCTGCAGGGTGCGCAGACTTTCGATTCCACGACCTGCGGCACGAGGCTGTCAGCCGGTTTGTTGAGGCAGGCTTGAGCGATCAAGAGGTGTCCGCCATCAGCGGTCATAAATCCATGCAGATGCTAAAGCGGTATACGCACTTGAGGGCGGAGGATTTGGTGGCAAAGCTAGACAAAATCGGCTGTGTTGCTGAGTAG
- the hrcA gene encoding heat-inducible transcriptional repressor HrcA — MLDDRAKRLLKALVERYIDDGQPVGSRTLAKAAGLELSPATIRNVMSDLEELGLIASPHTSAGRIPTARGYRLFVDTMLTVRREGLSPMGSMNGRGLEGGQQPQRVLSNAAQMLSNLSQFVGVVVAPRRASVFRHIEFLSLSDRRVLVILVSPDGDVQNRIIHTQVSFTQSQLLEAANFLNAHYAGLTMEEVRRRLKTEVDALRGEIAVLMQAAVNADPDVPEAAEDVVVSGERNLLSVSEFSNDMGNLRRMFDLFEQKTQLIRLLDVSDQAEGVRIYIGGESQVVPFEDLSVVTAPYEVDGQVVGTLGVIGPQRMPYDRMIQIVDVTSKLVSNALSQPKGS, encoded by the coding sequence ATGTTGGATGACCGCGCCAAACGCTTGCTCAAAGCGCTCGTTGAGCGCTATATCGATGACGGCCAGCCCGTAGGCTCGCGCACGCTCGCGAAAGCTGCGGGGCTGGAGTTGTCGCCCGCGACGATCCGCAATGTGATGAGCGATCTGGAGGAGCTCGGGCTGATTGCCAGCCCCCATACCTCTGCGGGACGCATTCCCACCGCTCGGGGCTATCGGCTTTTTGTTGACACCATGCTGACCGTTCGCCGCGAGGGTCTGTCGCCCATGGGCAGCATGAATGGGCGCGGGTTGGAGGGGGGGCAGCAACCTCAGCGCGTGCTCAGCAATGCTGCGCAAATGCTGTCCAACCTTTCTCAGTTTGTGGGCGTGGTCGTGGCTCCGCGTCGGGCCTCGGTGTTTCGGCATATCGAGTTTTTGAGCCTGTCGGATCGCCGGGTATTGGTGATTCTGGTATCGCCCGATGGTGACGTGCAAAACCGCATCATCCATACCCAGGTCAGTTTCACCCAGTCGCAATTGCTGGAAGCGGCCAATTTTCTGAATGCCCATTACGCTGGTCTCACGATGGAAGAGGTGCGCAGGCGCCTGAAGACCGAGGTTGATGCCTTGCGTGGTGAGATTGCCGTGTTGATGCAGGCCGCGGTCAATGCCGACCCGGATGTACCAGAAGCTGCGGAAGACGTGGTGGTCTCGGGCGAGCGCAACTTGTTGTCTGTCAGCGAATTCTCCAACGACATGGGCAATTTGCGGCGCATGTTTGACCTTTTCGAGCAAAAGACCCAGCTCATTCGCTTGCTCGACGTGTCGGACCAGGCCGAAGGCGTTCGCATCTACATCGGTGGTGAAAGCCAGGTGGTGCCGTTTGAAGACCTGTCGGTCGTCACCGCACCCTATGAAGTGGATGGGCAAGTGGTCGGTACGCTTGGCGTGATCGGTCCGCAGCGTATGCCCTATGACCGCATGATTCAGATTGTGGATGTGACATCCAAGCTCGTGAGCAATGCGCTGAGCCAGCCGAAAGGCAGTTGA
- a CDS encoding NAD kinase, with amino-acid sequence MSLSDAPKPSQPQARQLLRFSHVVIIGKYQAPGSRDVVEEVAHFLHDQGCDVSLERDTALNTGLNQYPALDVPAMGKTCDLALVVGGDGTMLGIGRQLARYGVPLVGINQGRLGFITDIPLEEYPDKLRAILHGEFEEDARSLMAASVWRDGRCVFEATALNDVVVNRGGAASMIELRVEVDGHFVANQRADGLIIASSTGSTAYALSAGGPLLHPAIDGWVMAPIAPHTLSNRPIVLPAHSEVALEIVSGRDASANFDMQSLTSLLHGDRIVVRRSEHTLRLLHPRGWSYFDTLRKKLHWNEGG; translated from the coding sequence ATGAGTCTGTCCGATGCCCCAAAGCCTTCCCAGCCACAAGCGCGGCAATTGCTGCGCTTTTCACATGTGGTCATCATCGGCAAATACCAGGCACCCGGATCGCGTGATGTGGTCGAAGAAGTGGCCCATTTTCTGCATGACCAGGGCTGCGACGTGTCGCTGGAGCGCGACACCGCGCTCAACACCGGACTGAACCAGTACCCTGCCCTTGACGTGCCCGCCATGGGCAAAACTTGTGATCTGGCGCTGGTGGTCGGTGGCGACGGCACCATGCTCGGCATTGGCCGGCAGTTGGCCCGCTACGGGGTCCCGCTGGTGGGCATCAACCAAGGGCGCCTGGGCTTCATCACTGATATTCCACTGGAGGAATACCCGGACAAGCTTCGTGCCATTCTGCATGGCGAATTCGAAGAAGACGCCCGCTCTTTGATGGCAGCCAGTGTCTGGCGCGATGGCCGTTGCGTGTTTGAAGCCACGGCGCTGAACGATGTGGTCGTCAACCGCGGCGGTGCAGCCAGCATGATCGAACTGCGTGTCGAGGTTGACGGCCATTTTGTGGCCAACCAGCGGGCCGACGGTCTGATCATTGCGAGCTCGACGGGCTCTACCGCCTATGCCCTGTCTGCTGGTGGGCCTTTGCTGCATCCGGCCATTGATGGCTGGGTGATGGCACCCATTGCGCCCCACACCCTCTCCAACCGCCCTATCGTGCTGCCTGCTCACAGCGAGGTTGCGCTCGAGATCGTGAGTGGCCGGGATGCCAGCGCCAACTTCGATATGCAGTCGCTCACCAGCCTGTTGCATGGCGACCGCATCGTTGTGCGCCGATCAGAGCACACCCTGCGCCTGCTCCACCCCCGGGGCTGGAGCTATTTCGATACGCTGCGAAAGAAATTGCACTGGAACGAGGGCGGCTGA
- the recN gene encoding DNA repair protein RecN, translated as MSLRRIVLRNFVIVESLELDLGSGFSVLTGETGAGKSILIDALQLALGGRGDAGVVREGQARCEIAAEFDTPESLSPWLEEHGFTGNEGLLLLRRTVDADGRSRAWVNGGAATLTQLKEIASELVDIHGQHAWQSLTRTDAVRSLLDGYAGIHLGATQKAWGQWRQAKKALESACERQTSLQQESERLAWQITEVDKLAPGREEWHDLNAQHSRLANAQSLIDAAQSAVAALDDEDDSAAALISRALSALQEQAHIEPAFAEHTQALEAALAQVQDTVHSLHQYQRHTDQDPASLAVLDDRLSLWVSLSRRFRRAPEDLAELHAQWKSELAQVDQALDLAALETAERTAWKSFQSAAQVLSKKRQQAAPGLSQAVTDTMQTLGLQGGRFEVALTKLEEPQAHGWELVEFLVAGHAGVTARPVGKVASGGELSRIALAISVVTSQLGQAPTLIFDEVDSGIGGAVAHTVGQLLRQLGLDRQVMAVTHLPQVAACADHHLLVNKQQSGQQTLSSVSHIGQEERVIELARMLGGSAQSEVSLAHARELLAV; from the coding sequence ATGAGCCTTCGCCGCATCGTCTTGCGCAACTTCGTCATCGTTGAATCCCTCGAACTCGACCTGGGTTCGGGTTTCAGCGTGCTCACCGGTGAAACCGGTGCAGGCAAATCCATCCTGATTGATGCCCTGCAACTCGCGCTCGGCGGCCGAGGCGATGCTGGTGTGGTTCGCGAAGGCCAGGCCCGTTGCGAGATCGCCGCCGAATTCGATACGCCCGAATCCCTTTCCCCCTGGCTGGAAGAGCATGGTTTCACGGGCAACGAAGGCTTGCTGCTGTTGAGGCGAACAGTCGACGCCGATGGCCGCAGCCGCGCCTGGGTTAACGGCGGCGCAGCCACCTTGACGCAACTCAAGGAAATCGCCAGCGAATTGGTTGACATCCATGGCCAACATGCCTGGCAAAGCCTCACCCGGACGGACGCCGTGCGCAGCCTGCTCGATGGCTACGCGGGCATTCACCTGGGCGCAACCCAAAAAGCCTGGGGACAATGGCGCCAGGCGAAGAAGGCGCTGGAATCTGCATGCGAACGCCAAACCAGCTTGCAACAGGAAAGTGAACGCCTGGCATGGCAGATCACCGAAGTCGACAAACTGGCTCCTGGCCGCGAAGAATGGCACGATCTCAATGCCCAGCACAGCCGGTTGGCCAACGCGCAAAGCCTGATCGACGCGGCGCAATCCGCAGTGGCCGCGTTAGACGACGAAGACGACAGCGCAGCCGCATTGATCAGCCGGGCTCTGTCTGCCCTTCAGGAACAGGCCCACATCGAACCAGCGTTTGCCGAACACACGCAAGCGCTTGAAGCGGCACTGGCGCAGGTACAAGACACGGTGCACAGCCTGCACCAGTACCAGCGACACACCGATCAGGATCCCGCCAGCCTCGCGGTGCTCGACGACCGGCTGTCGCTCTGGGTGTCGTTGTCGAGGCGCTTTCGCCGCGCCCCTGAAGACCTCGCGGAACTCCATGCGCAGTGGAAGTCAGAACTCGCACAGGTGGACCAGGCCCTGGACCTTGCAGCGCTGGAAACAGCCGAGCGCACCGCCTGGAAATCCTTCCAATCTGCCGCCCAGGTCCTGAGCAAAAAACGCCAGCAAGCGGCTCCGGGCTTGAGTCAGGCTGTTACAGACACCATGCAAACCCTGGGTCTGCAAGGTGGCCGCTTCGAAGTCGCGTTGACCAAACTCGAAGAGCCCCAGGCCCATGGCTGGGAACTGGTGGAGTTTCTGGTGGCAGGCCATGCAGGCGTGACTGCACGGCCCGTGGGCAAAGTGGCCTCAGGGGGTGAACTCTCGCGTATCGCTTTGGCCATTTCAGTGGTCACCAGCCAGCTCGGCCAGGCCCCCACCCTGATATTTGACGAAGTGGATTCGGGCATCGGGGGCGCAGTGGCACACACCGTCGGACAGTTGTTGCGGCAACTGGGCCTGGACCGCCAGGTCATGGCCGTGACACACCTGCCACAGGTGGCCGCCTGTGCGGATCACCACCTCCTGGTAAACAAACAACAATCGGGCCAGCAAACCTTGAGCTCGGTCTCCCATATCGGGCAGGAAGAACGCGTCATTGAACTGGCGCGCATGTTGGGTGGCAGCGCCCAGTCTGAAGTTTCATTGGCCCACGCCCGAGAATTGCTTGCTGTATGA
- the rapZ gene encoding RNase adapter RapZ: protein MTIAPPDLESPHPIDLVLITGMSGSGKSVALTALEDLGFYCVDNLPPELLASFIALEQSHRASKVAIAMDVRSAASLPGLPQRLARVTTDPSQNIRLRTVFLDAATDTLVRRFSETRRRHPLSLHPTDDQHQALTDAIEHERELLAEVREHALVIDTGLIRPAQLRSQIKDMLGTRHAPLTLVFESFAFKRGVPMDADFVFDVRMLPNPHYEPELKPLTGRDAPVAQFLSRQPEVADMQQAIGDFLRRWLPPMLSDHRSYVTVAIGCTGGQHRSVYLVEQLGAAFAADWPTRLRHREADGWPVVKTSTPPNLS from the coding sequence ATGACCATCGCGCCTCCCGACCTCGAATCGCCACACCCCATCGACCTGGTGTTGATCACCGGCATGTCGGGCTCCGGCAAGTCGGTCGCGCTCACCGCCCTGGAAGATCTGGGTTTCTATTGCGTTGACAACCTGCCGCCCGAACTGCTGGCTTCGTTCATTGCACTGGAGCAAAGCCACCGAGCCAGCAAAGTGGCGATCGCAATGGACGTGCGCAGCGCCGCATCTTTGCCCGGGCTGCCACAACGCCTGGCCCGGGTCACCACCGACCCCAGCCAGAACATCCGGCTGCGCACCGTGTTCCTCGATGCCGCCACCGATACCCTGGTGCGCCGGTTTTCAGAAACCCGCCGGCGCCACCCGCTTTCGCTCCATCCAACCGACGACCAACACCAGGCATTGACCGATGCCATCGAGCATGAAAGGGAGTTGTTGGCCGAGGTGCGCGAACACGCGCTGGTCATCGACACCGGCCTGATCCGCCCGGCCCAGCTGCGCAGCCAGATCAAAGACATGCTGGGCACGCGGCATGCGCCGCTCACGCTGGTTTTCGAATCGTTTGCGTTCAAGCGCGGCGTACCCATGGATGCTGATTTTGTGTTCGATGTCCGCATGCTTCCCAACCCTCACTATGAGCCCGAACTCAAGCCTCTGACCGGGCGCGACGCACCTGTTGCCCAGTTTCTCTCGCGCCAGCCCGAAGTCGCCGACATGCAGCAAGCCATCGGCGATTTCCTGCGCCGCTGGCTGCCACCCATGCTCAGCGACCATCGCAGCTACGTCACAGTGGCCATTGGTTGTACCGGGGGCCAGCACCGATCGGTGTATCTTGTCGAGCAACTGGGGGCCGCTTTCGCAGCCGATTGGCCGACCCGCCTGCGCCACCGCGAAGCCGATGGCTGGCCCGTGGTCAAGACCTCGACACCGCCAAACTTAAGCTGA
- the mutY gene encoding A/G-specific adenine glycosylase, protein MSAGGVGVGGFARLLIDWQRLHGRSGLPWQATRDPYRVWLSEVMLQQTQVSTVLDYFPRFLSRFPTVHALAEGSSDEVMALWSGLGYYSRARNLHRCAQIVVSEHGGEFPNSALALQTLPGIGVSTAAAIAAFCFGECISILDGNVKRVLTRVMAYEGDVSLAASQKELWHLAQSMLPHAPSIDDMGAYTQGLMDLGATLCMRSKPACDRCPMQPICHGHASGEPTRFPIKSRRLKRRHESWWLAVFLGQDGEGHSTVWLERRPAKGIWAGLHCTPVLTDEDAALALLGAENATPQFLEPVAHSLTHRELRLHPVVMRSVAPMVWAAACTERPGGVGQWVRLDDLAAWGLPAPLRPLLARVAASA, encoded by the coding sequence ATGAGCGCTGGCGGAGTTGGGGTGGGCGGATTCGCTCGGCTGCTGATCGACTGGCAGCGCCTGCACGGGCGCAGTGGCTTGCCCTGGCAGGCCACCCGCGATCCGTACCGCGTTTGGTTGTCTGAGGTGATGCTGCAGCAGACCCAGGTGAGTACGGTGCTCGACTACTTCCCGCGCTTCCTGTCCCGATTTCCCACGGTGCATGCTTTGGCCGAGGGGTCGAGCGATGAAGTGATGGCGTTGTGGAGTGGTTTGGGTTACTACAGCCGCGCACGCAACCTGCACCGTTGCGCCCAGATCGTGGTGTCTGAACATGGCGGCGAGTTTCCAAACTCGGCGCTGGCGTTGCAAACGCTGCCTGGCATCGGCGTTTCCACGGCTGCGGCCATCGCGGCTTTTTGTTTTGGCGAGTGCATCTCGATTCTGGATGGCAATGTGAAGCGCGTTTTGACGCGCGTCATGGCCTATGAGGGGGATGTGTCTCTGGCCGCATCGCAGAAAGAGCTTTGGCACCTGGCCCAGTCGATGTTGCCGCATGCACCCTCGATCGATGACATGGGCGCCTATACCCAAGGGCTCATGGATTTGGGTGCGACGCTGTGCATGCGAAGCAAGCCCGCTTGTGACCGTTGTCCGATGCAGCCCATTTGCCACGGCCATGCGAGCGGAGAGCCGACCCGGTTCCCCATCAAGTCGCGCCGCCTCAAGCGTCGCCACGAAAGCTGGTGGCTGGCGGTTTTTCTCGGGCAAGACGGCGAAGGTCATTCAACCGTCTGGCTCGAGCGCCGCCCGGCCAAAGGTATCTGGGCCGGGCTGCATTGCACCCCCGTGTTGACCGACGAGGATGCGGCTCTGGCCTTGCTGGGAGCCGAGAACGCCACACCACAGTTTCTTGAACCCGTGGCTCACAGCCTGACGCACCGTGAGCTGCGGTTGCATCCTGTGGTCATGCGCAGCGTTGCGCCGATGGTCTGGGCAGCGGCCTGCACGGAGAGGCCTGGAGGTGTGGGGCAATGGGTGCGGCTGGACGACCTGGCCGCCTGGGGATTGCCCGCGCCACTGCGCCCCCTGCTGGCGCGCGTGGCCGCTTCAGCTTAA
- a CDS encoding dynamin family protein codes for MSFNQDFNDHGAWRKQFALRLKLLGEWLRDQDLLEAGVRERLDQLQSQVKNDKMMVAFVAEFSRGKSELINAVFFAGYGRRIMPASAGRTTMCPTELGYDAEVPPCLRLLPIESRLQPQTLMDWRNAPDKWERVNLDVNDPQQLAKAIQKVAEVRRVTTTEAAKLGFWSEESPEDNPAKGSDGLVEVPKWRHALINMAHPLLKQGLVILDTPGLNAIGAEPELTVSLLPQAQAVVFILAADTGVTKSDLSIWREHLVPTKDAVDSRLAVLNKIDTMWDALSTPEQVQLQIASQRTDSAEILGLDPRQVIAVSAQKGLLAKVSRDEKLLHASNLPALETALGEGLLGRRRQILAHSVSQGVMALRQEIDRLVHTRSRDIVEQIQELEGLRGKNAGVIKQMRLRIEQEQADFDASGAKIQAVRSVHLRLLKDLFTLLDNTHLKKRVSELAHALKQPGIKLGVRRAYTHTFKRLGADLTQAEKLAVDIQSMLEGSFKGLNAEYGFSLQPPSPPQIASYQKDLVLIERSHVQYLGMGNVLRLAQPEFAERLARALMSRLRVVYDTAINEVELWNKSAASQLDAQLRERRRNFSRRIEAVSRIQQAAGGLDERIRELQSQQAHLALTEAKLGELTDQLSEPVPEEVSTELASA; via the coding sequence ATGAGCTTCAATCAGGATTTCAACGACCACGGCGCCTGGCGCAAACAGTTTGCCCTGCGTCTCAAGCTGCTCGGCGAGTGGTTGCGTGATCAGGACTTGCTTGAGGCGGGCGTGCGCGAACGCCTTGACCAGTTGCAGTCCCAGGTGAAGAACGACAAGATGATGGTGGCCTTTGTGGCCGAGTTCTCGCGGGGCAAGTCTGAGCTGATCAATGCGGTATTTTTTGCCGGTTATGGTCGCCGGATCATGCCGGCCAGCGCCGGGCGGACCACCATGTGCCCGACCGAACTGGGTTACGACGCAGAGGTGCCGCCTTGTCTGCGCTTGCTGCCTATCGAGTCGAGGTTGCAGCCCCAGACCTTGATGGACTGGCGCAACGCTCCCGACAAATGGGAGCGCGTCAACCTTGATGTCAACGACCCCCAGCAACTGGCCAAAGCCATTCAGAAGGTGGCTGAGGTCCGGCGGGTGACGACCACAGAAGCAGCCAAACTGGGGTTCTGGAGCGAAGAGTCGCCGGAAGACAATCCTGCAAAAGGTTCCGACGGCTTGGTCGAGGTGCCCAAGTGGCGCCATGCGCTGATCAATATGGCCCACCCCTTGCTCAAGCAAGGCCTGGTGATCCTGGATACCCCCGGACTCAACGCCATCGGTGCAGAACCCGAGCTGACCGTGAGTCTGCTGCCGCAGGCGCAGGCGGTGGTGTTTATTCTGGCGGCCGATACCGGTGTGACCAAGTCCGATTTGAGCATCTGGCGTGAGCACCTTGTGCCGACAAAGGATGCGGTTGATTCTCGCTTGGCGGTGCTCAACAAGATTGACACCATGTGGGATGCCTTGAGCACGCCCGAGCAAGTGCAGTTGCAGATCGCGTCCCAGCGAACCGATTCCGCCGAGATTCTGGGCCTGGATCCGCGTCAAGTGATCGCCGTATCTGCGCAAAAAGGGCTTTTGGCCAAGGTGAGTCGCGACGAAAAATTGTTGCACGCCAGCAATCTGCCGGCGCTGGAAACCGCATTGGGTGAAGGCTTGTTGGGACGCCGCCGTCAAATTCTGGCTCACTCGGTGAGCCAGGGGGTGATGGCGCTGCGGCAAGAAATTGATCGACTGGTTCACACCCGTTCGCGCGACATCGTGGAGCAGATTCAGGAACTTGAGGGTTTGCGAGGCAAGAATGCGGGCGTTATCAAGCAAATGCGCTTGCGCATCGAGCAGGAACAAGCCGATTTCGACGCCAGCGGCGCCAAGATTCAGGCGGTGCGCTCGGTTCACCTGCGTTTGCTCAAAGATTTGTTTACCTTGCTGGACAACACCCATTTGAAGAAGCGTGTTTCCGAACTGGCGCATGCGCTCAAGCAACCCGGCATCAAATTGGGTGTGCGTCGGGCTTATACCCACACCTTCAAGCGCCTGGGCGCAGACCTGACCCAGGCCGAAAAGCTAGCGGTCGACATTCAATCCATGCTGGAGGGCAGTTTCAAAGGACTGAATGCCGAGTACGGCTTCTCGCTGCAGCCGCCCAGTCCGCCCCAAATCGCTTCGTACCAAAAAGACCTGGTTTTGATTGAGAGAAGCCACGTTCAGTATCTGGGTATGGGCAATGTCTTGCGCCTGGCACAGCCCGAATTTGCTGAGCGTTTGGCACGAGCTCTCATGAGCCGCTTGCGGGTGGTCTACGACACGGCCATTAATGAGGTGGAGTTGTGGAACAAATCGGCTGCCTCGCAGCTGGATGCACAGCTGCGCGAACGCCGGCGCAATTTCAGCCGCCGTATCGAGGCGGTTTCACGGATCCAGCAAGCCGCGGGTGGACTCGATGAACGCATACGTGAACTGCAGTCGCAACAAGCCCATTTGGCATTGACCGAGGCCAAGCTGGGTGAACTGACCGATCAGCTGAGTGAGCCGGTACCAGAAGAGGTGTCGACCGAACTGGCGTCTGCATGA
- the mutM gene encoding bifunctional DNA-formamidopyrimidine glycosylase/DNA-(apurinic or apyrimidinic site) lyase, with the protein MPELPEVEVTRLGFADRIAGALIEEAVLGKPLRWPLGCEVASLAGQRVDRVTRRGKYLLIHLTSGLLLLHLGMSGSLRFSLALPQRGPHDHFDLVTSLGTLRLHDPRRFGAVVFVNGLDDPRAVKLLGGLGVEPLEGGFDPLVFHAALRLRRAPIKQILLAGDLVVGVGNIYASEALFMARIRPTVRGDRLSKPRAVRLHGAIQSVLRRALALGGSSLRDFSGSDGQSGYFQMDAMVYGREGQPCRVCATPIRQIRQGQRSTFFCLNCQKH; encoded by the coding sequence ATGCCTGAATTGCCTGAAGTCGAAGTCACCCGCCTGGGATTTGCTGACCGCATCGCCGGGGCGCTGATCGAAGAGGCCGTGCTGGGCAAACCGTTGCGCTGGCCGCTGGGCTGTGAGGTCGCGTCGTTGGCCGGGCAACGGGTCGATCGGGTGACCCGCAGGGGCAAGTACCTGTTGATTCATTTGACCTCGGGCTTGCTGTTGCTGCACCTGGGGATGTCCGGCAGTCTGCGGTTTTCCCTGGCCTTGCCGCAGCGTGGGCCACATGACCACTTTGACCTGGTGACCAGCCTGGGGACGTTGCGTTTGCACGATCCCAGGCGGTTCGGCGCGGTGGTGTTTGTCAACGGACTGGACGATCCCCGCGCTGTAAAGCTGCTGGGCGGGCTTGGCGTGGAACCATTGGAAGGCGGGTTCGACCCCCTGGTGTTCCATGCCGCCTTGCGCTTGCGGCGCGCGCCGATCAAGCAGATTTTGCTGGCGGGAGACCTCGTTGTGGGGGTGGGCAATATTTATGCCTCTGAAGCCTTGTTTATGGCACGTATTCGCCCCACCGTGCGGGGCGACAGGCTCAGCAAGCCACGGGCTGTTCGGCTGCATGGCGCGATTCAATCTGTGTTGCGCCGGGCGCTGGCCCTGGGCGGGAGCAGTCTGCGGGATTTTTCAGGTTCAGACGGCCAGAGCGGCTATTTTCAGATGGACGCCATGGTCTATGGCCGGGAAGGTCAGCCTTGCCGGGTTTGCGCCACACCCATTCGCCAAATCAGACAAGGACAGCGTTCGACCTTCTTTTGCTTGAATTGCCAGAAACACTGA